The window TCACTATTGGCTTCAGTTTCTTCTCCCTCTGCACGCTCGAGGGCGGAAAAAATCTGGAGAAACAAAGCCTTAGTTCTCGAGGAAAATATGCAGGTGGCGGCGCCAACTTTACTCAATAACTAACTCCTTGCCGAGCCAGAAAGTCTAAAATTAGTGCTTTTATAGGTTGGAACAGtccaaatttgtttttagaaATCGTGGAAATATTATTCCGAGTGACTATCGTCGGCATTTGGATTACAAGGCTATATCAGGCTACTTTTAGGTCGGGTCCTAATCTCTATTTTGCACGGTTTATCAGTTGGCGCAGCAGCTGGCTCATAAACAATGACAGCTGTTACTGAAACGCTTACACAAGGACAGGTATTTATGCTTGAGCCTACATATGATATGCAGCATAGAGACAATTCAAGTATGGCAGGTACCGTCGAAGACGTTGGTGGGGTGTCGGATTCGCTTTCTTCTCAAGGTTCAGGAACGATGCCAAGACCCCCACGGGCTACGTTGGAGCAGCGAATTCAGATCTTGGACCTTTATCATAGCACAAAAATCACACAAGCGCAGATCGTAAATCAGTTTAAGGAACAGGTCTCGATATCTGGGTCGACTCTGAGTGAGTGGATTAAGAAAGAGGACGAACTGCGCGAACGTTACAAGGATTTGCAAGAAAAGCAACTTGCCAAGGCCAAGGTGAgcaaaaataaaagcaaCTACAAATACGATGAGATGAATAAGCTCATGGATGATTACGTTTCTATTCTAAGACTCAATAATCAGCAGATAACAGAAAACACACTCAGAGAGTGCTGGCAACAATACGCGAGATATTTGGGGATTACTGATCCGAAGCGGCTAAAGTCATTCAGTAATGGATGGCTGTCTCAGTTCAAGAAACGACATGGGTTGAAGTTGAAGCGAAACTTCCTCAAGCCTGGGGTAGTGTCATCAGGCAAGAATACTAACTATGGGAAAGTGGCGCCATTGgtgaatatttcaaaagatttaGAGATGGATGATTTGTTTTGTCAAGTGTCACCCGTGGTAGGTAACAGTCAGAGTTATTCCCCTCCAACTTATGAATCCATCCAGAAGAGCGAAAGCTCCACCGAAATGAAAGGGCAAGTACAGCACCTAAAAGCTGAAGACTCACCTGTAGATCTCTCAGCGAGCAAAAAACTAGAATACCAGTATCAAGGTCCTCCTTCTGTGAATAATATACCAACTTCATCACATACTACACAGTCCGAAATACTTACCTCAAAGCCTGGAGATCTCCTTATGGGCTCCACTGAAAAAGGCTGTGGTACTGGTGCTCAATATCTCATGCAGCCTCAAAACGTGGCAAAGTCTCAGGAGATAACTCAATTCAGGTATATTGCGCAAGTGCCACAGGAGGAAATTCATGTAGAGAGCTCAAGCCCAGTGCAAAACTTACAGAGATCTTACATGCTCAGTGAGATGGAGTTTGAAAGATTCCTCAACAAATATGCACACGAGTTTTTGGTAACAAATATGGACAGGTATCCACAGTCTTTCGCACTATTTCAACATTTAACCCAAACATTTCGAGAGGAAAGAGATCTAAATGCCGATGACAGATTGAAAAACTTGTTTATGAAGTGTTGATCACTAAtgatttcattttcaaatactttTGTTTCCTTTCTATTACAAATTACTCGTTTATTAAATCGTATATGTAAAATTCTCGAATTCATTTTCGGGTAATTGTAATCAAGAGTTTGTGGACTGATTTTCTCTTTTATAAAGTACTTTCCTTTAATTTAGGTCTGGTCCATATATCACAGTTGATGCCCCTGTCTTCTGGAACCAtcgatttttttgtttaattgCTTAGTATCTTACCCCGTAAGTGGAGTGGAATCTTAGTTCTCAGACTTGAAAATAAATCCATTATAGTAACCCATGGAAACGTCACTTCTCTATATGAAAATGGTAAATTTAACTTCGAAGAAACATTTCTTGTACAAAATCAAGGATCTGATATCCCATGgtgttatatatataatttttatttcgAGGTTCCAGGCAGCCCAACCTATGCAGAGAAGCGATACTTGTCTTATGCGCTCTTCTTTTGGGTAGTTTATTTCAGAATTTTATCTCTGCTAGAAAAGCTGTGTAACAGAACCATGGCATAtgtaaaataaataaataaataaataaattattgGAACCTATGATGTCCATTACTACAAGTTGGCCTCCTTTATTACTCCTTCTTATCTCTGGGACATCCAGGATTCATATAAAATAGCAACCCTTCAAAATTAGACAACGAATCCTATCAATAATGTAAATAGGAGTTGCACTGAAAAAGGCATGCCTGGTAACAGCTGAAATGCTGCACCTGCTGGGGAATTAGCAACCGAGAAAACAGTAACTGAGGAACTAGTAACCGAGGAACTAGCATCTTTAGCGTTATTATAATCTGCTGTTTGCGAAAGCACAGTTTCCACAGGCACAATAATATCAGCAGTTGAATGAGAGCTTGGTGTGACAGTAGTAGTTGTTGAAGTAAAATAAGAGCCCGCCACCTGTTTTTCGTACTCCTTTTCCCAAACCTCCTTGATTGAGTCTAGAATTCCTTTACCGTTCTTATTAATTGCAGTAACATTTGGAGCAGGGAATTCAATGTTCACATCATTGAAGTAACCTATGTAGGTGTAATTGTTATACTTGTACGTCGTTTCCACGTCGACATTCGTAACCCCAATCTTGTCAGCAACAAATTGGAAAACATTGGCGTCTACATCATGCCTCCCCAAATGTGGTAAGTCCCAATTAGCCTCGATAGATGACAATTGACTGTAGTGGTCGTAGTAAGTGTCATCAGTAGTGCCTTTCAGATGTTCAGGTACGGCACCACCAAGCAAAATGGAAAACACCCTGTTAGCTGAAGTATACGTATCATTCTCATCAAAAGTTAACAGTACAAGAGTATCACGCATAAAGTACTCATTAGATAGCAGGGGCTCCAAGAAACTTCTACTCCAGTCAGCAGCAAACTTGATGGTGGTATCGTGTCCATCATTGGTCATATTAGGCGTGATAATTGCATATTGAGGCAACTTCTCGTCCTCCAAGTCCTTGTAAAACTGAGTGAAATTCTTCAGATTTGCTAGCctgtcatcatcattcacAATTGAATCATACAAAACCAACGGATTATGTTTTCTCACATAATCGCTCGCAAACGTTTCCTGATTGGAATAATTAAACCCTTGGAACCCTGTATAAGGTTGATGCTCTTGATACTCACTCCAAGAGATCCCCTTCGTGTCCAGCAGGTCTACGACAGTAGAAACATTTTCTGGAACCCGAATAAATctatcatcatccacaGCAAAGTAATCTCCACCAACCGATGCCAAATAATTAGGCATCGAAGGATGCGTCAACGCCCAATAATTATTCAACGTTATACCGTGCTCACCCAACCACTTCATATTGGAATCACCAGCCGCCTTATCGAAATCCGTATTTTCCAACCAAATCACAAGAAACCTGTTAAACCCTTTACCCTCCACAGAAGACGTATCCGTATTGGTCTTCGCCACCGCCGCATCAGCCCTGATTTCCGCTAACGAGGGACTGATCTTGTCGTATTTCCTAATCCCCTGCCGATTGGAACTCTTTTTACCTTCAACACCACTGGCAATCCCCTCAATGATTGCTGCCCCATATATCACCTTTGAAAACTTCATTTCATAACCTGCGTACAGTTA is drawn from Eremothecium cymbalariae DBVPG#7215 chromosome 8, complete sequence and contains these coding sequences:
- a CDS encoding uncharacterized protein (similar to Ashbya gossypii ADR238C); amino-acid sequence: MKFSKVIYGAAIIEGIASGVEGKKSSNRQGIRKYDKISPSLAEIRADAAVAKTNTDTSSVEGKGFNRFLVIWLENTDFDKAAGDSNMKWLGEHGITLNNYWALTHPSMPNYLASVGGDYFAVDDDRFIRVPENVSTVVDLLDTKGISWSEYQEHQPYTGFQGFNYSNQETFASDYVRKHNPLVLYDSIVNDDDRLANLKNFTQFYKDLEDEKLPQYAIITPNMTNDGHDTTIKFAADWSRSFLEPLLSNEYFMRDTLVLLTFDENDTYTSANRVFSILLGGAVPEHLKGTTDDTYYDHYSQLSSIEANWDLPHLGRHDVDANVFQFVADKIGVTNVDVETTYKYNNYTYIGYFNDVNIEFPAPNVTAINKNGKGILDSIKEVWEKEYEKQVAGSYFTSTTTTVTPSSHSTADIIVPVETVLSQTADYNNAKDASSSVTSSSVTVFSVANSPAGAAFQLLPGMPFSVQLLFTLLIGFVV
- a CDS encoding DNA-binding domain-containing protein (similar to Ashbya gossypii ADR236W); amino-acid sequence: MTAVTETLTQGQVFMLEPTYDMQHRDNSSMAGTVEDVGGVSDSLSSQGSGTMPRPPRATLEQRIQILDLYHSTKITQAQIVNQFKEQVSISGSTLSEWIKKEDELRERYKDLQEKQLAKAKVSKNKSNYKYDEMNKLMDDYVSILRLNNQQITENTLRECWQQYARYLGITDPKRLKSFSNGWLSQFKKRHGLKLKRNFLKPGVVSSGKNTNYGKVAPLVNISKDLEMDDLFCQVSPVVGNSQSYSPPTYESIQKSESSTEMKGQVQHLKAEDSPVDLSASKKLEYQYQGPPSVNNIPTSSHTTQSEILTSKPGDLLMGSTEKGCGTGAQYLMQPQNVAKSQEITQFRYIAQVPQEEIHVESSSPVQNLQRSYMLSEMEFERFLNKYAHEFLVTNMDRYPQSFALFQHLTQTFREERDLNADDRLKNLFMKC